The DNA region ggCTGTGTGGCTGGCGGGATCTCAGTtacccccaccagggattgaacctggccatggcagtgaaagcccggaatcctaaccacctTCCTGCTACCAGGGAACTCTCTTTCCTGCTTCATTTCAAAAACACTTCTCTGCAACTGAAATTCTTATTGTTTATTGTTCGTCTCTCCTGTGAGTTCCAGGAGAGCAAAACCTTGGCTATCTGTTCCATACCACATTCCTTGCACCTAGACTGGTCTAGAACAGGTTGGGACTCAATAACTTTCTTgaatactgaaaacaaacaaacaaaagaaatagatGGATCCTATACCCTGTGCGTGCTTCTGAGTCTCCACGTTTCTTTCTGGGCACATCTCTGCATTTCTCTCTGCAGCTTTACCCCTccatttctgtgtatatatatatatttttttgcatctCTGAGACTTCTCTGTTTTGACTTGTGTATCTTGGTGGCAGTCTCTCTCCTGTCcgttttcctctcctttctggaTCACCTTCCTGTGTCTTTGACCTTTTCCTTTGTCCCTGTGACTCACCTAGTTTTGGTCTCCGTTGCTCTCATCCTTCCTCCCccgccttccctccttcccaccgcTCTCCCTTCTGCCCATCCTCCACCGCTTTCTTGCTTTATGTTTGGCCTTTGGACTCTAGAATCCACTACCCCCTAGCCAGCTCTGGCCCCGTCTCCCACCAAATTTGTCTCTCCCGGTCCTTCTCTCCATTTATCATCCCTACACTAAGTTCCCCTCTGTCCCGCTAGTTGTAttccttttcctctgtttccCAGCATCTCTTTCCAACATGGCCCCCATGGAATCCCTCccgggtcccctgccctccagtcTTCTAGGCCATCACAAGGCCTGGCAGATGGGGGGCCTTgggaaatatttgctgagcaaatGAAGGGAAACCCACTAAGCACTGTCCCTTCTGTGTCCTCAGTGGCCTTCAAATCCATtccccccatccctccacccccagagcTCTTTCCCAGCTCAAGTACCATCCTCTCTCATCTACCCCCCCCAGCACTGGCCTCCTGTCGAGCCCTTTCCCACGTCCCAGGCGTCTCCTTCTGACACCCACGTCTGACCCTGCTCTTCACCTGCTGCAAACTCTCCCGTGTCTCCTGCTACcctcagaataaagtccaaactcctcagcCTGGAACCCTAGCATCCTTAGACTCTGGCTTCTAGCTGCTTCTCTGGTCTTATCTCCCACCCCTACCCTGACCTTCTGCATCCCCAAAGGATGAGCCCTGTCCCCAATACATCATGCTCTTATATCCCCCCCAAGCCGACTcgagttgttttttttcccatgaaagCTTTCCTCACCCCCTTCATCACTCATCCTTTTGAAACCCAGCCTGGGTCTAATGTTCTCCAGGAAGTTTCCCCAAGTACTACCCACTCTTGGCAGTTGGTCACTCTGTCTCTTCTTCTCTGGTCAAGCTGCCCATCCTGGTCCCTGTTACAGCACCGACTGCCCTGCCTGGAGTTCTGTTTTTGACTCCTCCTTGAGAGCACCAGTGGGGATCCTGATACCAATACACTACCTGGTACGTTAGCAGATGCTCAAAAACGTCAAGGAGTGAATGGCTGAATTAATGGATGAGTGAAACATGAATCTCTAAGTCCTAGTGTTTCTCCTGCACACCAGACACCATGCCTATGCTTCAGTATTTGTGTGATTATCTGCTCCCTCCCACGAGTGAGAGTTTGGAGGGCCAGTGCCTGTGTTTGATGCTGTATTTCAGCATGTCTCTGCCTCTCACTCTCATCTCTGagttccttcctccctttctgtaCCATTCATGTTATGATCCTGTTTAAAGCCATTCCAtgtctccccactgccctcaaATTAAATCTAAACTCTTGACCTGACCTACAAGTCCCTGGGCAGTCTGGCCCTGCCTtcatctccagcctcatcttgtTCCATCTGCATGTGGCTCACTACGTACATGTTAGCCTTCTCTGGAAgctcttcctgccccagggcctttgcatatgctgttctctGGCTAAGACACTTCCCTCCAGCTTCACCTGGCTGGCTTCTTGTCATCCTTTTGTGTTAGCTAAAATATCCCTTCCTTTTAAACTGGGTTAAGCCTCCCTGCAGGAGCATTTTGTAGCATTTCAGATTTCTCCTTTGCCCTAATTGTAACTTACTGTGGTGTATGCATTTCTTGGATTAACGTCTGTCTCATGCACAAGGTGTAAACTCTATGAGGATGTTGGGGACCCTATCTGACTTCCCTCCTTCTGTAGGCTCAGCATTcggcacaatgcctggcacttaaGTACACAAATAAATTGCTGGTAATGAATGATCAAGTCTGTCTCTGGGACTGTTTACGTTCCCTCCCCAGAGCCATCCTGGTACATAGCAGGTGCTTTTAAAACCCTTGTGGAAGGATGAATGAAGAAGTGAACGAATGCCCACGTCTGTCCCTTGTCACTTCGCCTTTCTGCATCCCttcttttatctttctgtctctttacATAAAGCATATATATAGTCTGCAGGTATAACTATATAGTCGTGTGTTATGGGTCCCTCTCCAGGagttgggctgggctgggagtccCTCCCCCGTGCCCCGCCCCCACATGCACacagcaaaacattaaaaagaaaacatctcaaaactgcagaaaacaccacagccctcccccctccccccccacaaaaaataaataaataaaacacgaCGCTCCCTCCCAAcggccccctcccttcccttccccctccctcaggGTCCCTGATTCGGAGGGTGGCGGGCGCTCCCCCACGCccgagaggtggggagggggcgcggGGGAGCACCAAGCAGTCTCCAGCGCGCTCACGGGGAAGGAGGGGGGCGCCCCCGACCCCCGGCAGCCTCGTTGCACGCGCGCCCGCGCACGCGCCCCGGACACGCCCCCCTCGGCGCCCCCCGTCGCGCCCCTACACGGGCGTGGTTTTCCTGTTGAGCGTGTTGCCGTTGGAGGCGGCGGCCTCCTTGGCCAGGGTCCCGGGGGCTGGCgcggcgggcgcgggcgcggcgGGCGCAGGCGCGGCGGGCGGCCCGGTGACCGTGACCGTGACGCCGCCGCCCGCCTCCTTGGGGAAGGCGTTGTGCAGCGTGAGGAAGCCGGACGCCCCCCCGCGGTCCCGCTCggcgcccgccccgccgccgccgccgccgccgccccccgcgccccccgccgcGCCGCCGTACGCCCCGCCGCCGGCACCGGCGCTAGCCAGCCCCGCGGCCACGCTGCCCTTGGACGGGTCGCGGCTGAGCGTGTACATGGAGATGTCCGTGGAGGCGAAGCCCGGGCCCCCGGCGCCGCCGGGAGACGCGTCCCGCGACGGCGACGGCTCGCTGGAGCGGGAGCTAGAGCGGGAGCGGCGGCGGTAGCGGAAGCGGTAACTGGGCAGACGGAGGATGGCCGAGGGGCCGCTCCCGCCACTgccgcccgcgcccccgccgGCCTTGAGCAGGTCCGAGCGAGACTGGCAGTGCGCCTCGCGGCTGCGCTCGATGTAGATGTTGACGGCCAGCACGCCGATCACCTCGGCCAGGATGAACGACAGCCCGCCGAAGTAGAAGGACCAGCCGTACGAGTAATGGTTCTTCTTCTCCTCGTCCCGCTTCGGGCCCGGCTCGCCCGCGTTGGCCGAGATGTACACGATCACGCCGATGATGTTGCTCAGGCCTGGGCGGGGACGGTCAGACGGGAGCCTCGAGGCcacccctggccccgcccccgcccacggCCCGTCCCCGCCGGCCCAGGCCCTGTCCCGCTCTGGTCTGAGCTCCACCCCCGATGGTCTAGGCCCCGCCCCAGATGGTCCAGACCGCCCCGCCCACTGGCCAGCCCAGGCCCCGCGCCATGTTGGCCTAAGCTCCACCCTCAGATGGTCCAAGCCCCTTCCCAGATGGTCTAAATTTCTTCCCAGGtggcccaggccccgccccgaaGGGCCCCAAATCCTGCTTCGGATGGTCCACCATCCCCAGCTAATTCAGGTCCTACTCTGTTGGTCGAAAGCCCACCCTGGTTGGTCTAAACTCCGTCCCAGTTGGTCCAGGGCCCACCCCAGAAGGTTTAGGATCACCCTTAATGGTCCAGATCCCTCCGGGATGGCCCAAGCCCTGCCCCAGATGGTCTAAACTCCTCCCCAGATGGTCCAGGCCCTTCCCTCGCTGGCCTAAACTCTGCCCTTGATAAGATGACCCTGGCTGGGGTTTCCTGGCCCTACCCTGATTGGTCTAACTCCACTCTTAACTTTATAAATCTTGGTGTTCCCTAGGCCTCACCCTCTTCTCGTTTAATTAATGAGGTAATCCCGCTCTGACTCTCTAGGCCCTGACTCTGGCTGATCTGAAGTCGTTCATGATTATCATCTATTCTAGGCCTTCCCCATGCTACTCTTACTAAAGCAGGTCTCCCGTCTACTCTAAGCCCCGCCTCCAGCTTGCTAAACCCCGCCCCCTGAGGATCGCGGTCAGGCTCCTCCCCCGTCCCAGGTGTAGTTAGCCCGGTCTTTCAAATCCTCCAAGCCCCACCCCCTGCAGATCTTGATCCATCCCCAAAGCATCCCCTGCTGTTTATGCTAAATCCTGCCCCTTCTCCT from Balaenoptera musculus isolate JJ_BM4_2016_0621 chromosome 19, mBalMus1.pri.v3, whole genome shotgun sequence includes:
- the CACNG8 gene encoding voltage-dependent calcium channel gamma-8 subunit, with translation MTIAISTDYWLYTRAFICNTTNLTAGDDGPHHRGGSGSSEKKDPGGLTHSGLWRICCLEGLKRGVCVKINHFPEDTDYDHDSAEYLLRVVRASSIFPILSAILLLLGGVCVAASRVYKSKRNIILGAGILFVAAGLSNIIGVIVYISANAGEPGPKRDEEKKNHYSYGWSFYFGGLSFILAEVIGVLAVNIYIERSREAHCQSRSDLLKAGGGAGGSGGSGPSAILRLPSYRFRYRRRSRSSSRSSEPSPSRDASPGGAGGPGFASTDISMYTLSRDPSKGSVAAGLASAGAGGGAYGGAAGGAGGGGGGGGGAGAERDRGGASGFLTLHNAFPKEAGGGVTVTVTGPPAAPAPAAPAPAAPAPGTLAKEAAASNGNTLNRKTTPV